CAATAGCGACAAAAGGAAGGAAGATAAAGAAGATAAGGAAGAAAAAACTAATACTTCCTCTTCTCGCCCTCGCCGCATGAACCGCGTTAATGTAACAGATGTGCCTGCTCAGGAAGAAGAAAGCAGCACTGCGCAGGATACAAGCGACCTGCTTGGCTCATTTAATATAGAAGTGGACGATAAGAACGCTCAAAAAACTGAGTCTAAAGACGACAGTAACAATAGTAATAGCCCTAGGGAGAGAGAAACTCAGAGACCACGAAAAGACTCAAATGAAAATCGAGACTCTCGCTCTGACAATAAAAAGCCTCACCGCGAGAGAGAAAGTAATCGTGGAAGCGCTAACCAACAGCAGCAGACTGTACCTATTAAGGAGTTTGACGGATTAATAGAAAATGATGGAGTACTGGAGATCATGCAGGATGGCTATGGTTTTCTACGTTCTTCGGACTACAACTATGTGGCAAGCCCCGATGATATTTATGTATCTCCTTCTCAAATTAAACTTTTTGGCTTAAAAACCGGCGATACAGTAAAAGGACAGATTCGTCCGCCTAAGGAGGGTGAAAAATACTTTGCCCTGCTGAGAGTTGAGTCTGTAAATGGAAAAACCACTGACGAAATACGTGATCGTGTTCCTTTTGAATACCTCACTCCTCTTTTCCCTAACGAAAGGCTGAACCTTCAGACCAAATCTGGTCGCTACTCTACCCGTATACTTGATCTTTTCTCTCCTATTGGTAAAGGTCAGCGGGGGATGATTGTATCTCAGCCCAAATCTGGAAAAACAGTATTACTGAAAGAGCTAGCCAACGCGATTGCTGAAAATCATCCTGAGGTTTATCTGATGATCTTATTAATAGATGAACGTCCGGAAGAGGTAACTGATATGGCGCGTAGCGTAAATGGTGAGGTAATCGCTTCTACTTTTGATGAGCAGGCAGAGAAGCACGTTAAAGTAGCTAGCATTGTACTGGAAAAAGCGAAACGCCTGGTAGAGTCAGGCCACGATGTGGTTATACTACTGGACTCTATTACACGTCTGGCTCGTGCCTATAACACTACCGTGCCATCCTCAGGAAAAATTCTTTCTGGTGGTGTGGATGCCAACGCCCTACACAAGCCTAAGCGTTTCTTTGGTGCAGCACGTAATGTAGAAAATGGTGGATCACTTACCATTATTGCTACTGCCCTGATTGAAACAGGTTCTAAAATGGACGAGGTTATCTTTGAAGAATTTAAAGGTACTGGTAATATGGAGTTGCAGCTTGACCGTAAGCTGTCTAACAAGCGTATCTACCCTGCTATTGACGTTCCTGCTTCGGGTACTCGCCGCGAAGATCTGCTTATGGAGAAAGAAGAACTTTCTCGTGTATGGATTCTTAGAAAACTGATGTCAGATATGACTTCTCAGGAAGCTATAGAGTTCTTACTGCAGCGAATGAAAGGTACCCAGGACAATGATGAGTTCCTGGTATCTATGAACGGATAGTAAATATCATAAACAAATAATAAGGCTATTGACCATGCGTCAATAGCCTTTTTTTTTTACTACCTACCTGCTACATAGTCTTGCAGGTATAAATAAGGTTCAGTCAATTTGCCCTTGTCCGCGATTGTTGCTCGTGCTATCATACCATCATCCTCCCCCAATAAATTAGGAAATACATGTTTGAT
This window of the Porifericola rhodea genome carries:
- the rho gene encoding transcription termination factor Rho; protein product: MYNIDELQVRLLSELREIAEELDLKNYKKLNKQDLIYKILDQQAVLPDDKLPTKKPTENKESAPEASEAKETKPKAKSKPRRKPNAKPAKEESNSDKRKEDKEDKEEKTNTSSSRPRRMNRVNVTDVPAQEEESSTAQDTSDLLGSFNIEVDDKNAQKTESKDDSNNSNSPRERETQRPRKDSNENRDSRSDNKKPHRERESNRGSANQQQQTVPIKEFDGLIENDGVLEIMQDGYGFLRSSDYNYVASPDDIYVSPSQIKLFGLKTGDTVKGQIRPPKEGEKYFALLRVESVNGKTTDEIRDRVPFEYLTPLFPNERLNLQTKSGRYSTRILDLFSPIGKGQRGMIVSQPKSGKTVLLKELANAIAENHPEVYLMILLIDERPEEVTDMARSVNGEVIASTFDEQAEKHVKVASIVLEKAKRLVESGHDVVILLDSITRLARAYNTTVPSSGKILSGGVDANALHKPKRFFGAARNVENGGSLTIIATALIETGSKMDEVIFEEFKGTGNMELQLDRKLSNKRIYPAIDVPASGTRREDLLMEKEELSRVWILRKLMSDMTSQEAIEFLLQRMKGTQDNDEFLVSMNG